A part of Desulfovulcanus ferrireducens genomic DNA contains:
- a CDS encoding TetR/AcrR family transcriptional regulator encodes MEEKKLTRREREKMRHRSEILEVALDLFSSKGYHNVSMHEIAKTAEFAVGTLYKFFKNKEDVYKALIFEIADQFHSAIDEVFQGTKDEYTKIMDYIRVKGKVFMSNAKAIRLYFAETSGVKFNLKATLSTELQERYETFLNQLSEVFAKGIEKGIFRAANPYYLALSLEGIVNNFLFCWLEDHEKHPFEENIAEIEKIFFQSVLTVKHEG; translated from the coding sequence ATGGAAGAAAAAAAACTTACCAGACGTGAAAGGGAAAAGATGCGCCATCGCAGCGAAATACTAGAAGTGGCTCTCGATCTCTTTTCCAGCAAAGGCTATCATAATGTCTCTATGCATGAGATTGCCAAAACTGCTGAATTCGCTGTGGGCACTTTGTATAAATTCTTTAAAAACAAAGAAGATGTCTACAAAGCCCTTATTTTTGAGATTGCCGATCAATTTCATTCGGCTATTGATGAAGTGTTTCAGGGAACAAAAGACGAATATACCAAAATCATGGACTATATCCGGGTCAAAGGAAAGGTATTCATGTCCAATGCAAAAGCGATCCGACTTTATTTCGCTGAAACCAGTGGAGTTAAATTTAATCTTAAAGCTACACTAAGTACGGAACTCCAAGAACGCTACGAAACTTTTCTGAATCAGTTAAGTGAAGTTTTTGCCAAGGGAATTGAGAAAGGAATTTTCCGTGCTGCTAATCCTTATTATCTTGCCCTCTCTCTGGAAGGAATTGTAAACAATTTTCTTTTTTGCTGGCTTGAAGACCACGAAAAACATCCCTTCGAGGAAAATATCGCTGAAATTGAAAAAATCTTCTTTCAGTCTGTATTGACTGTAAAACATGAAGGGTGA